Part of the Acidobacteriota bacterium genome, ACGAGACCGAGTTGTGGCTCGGCGATACGACGGGCCCGGCGCGGCAGCTGACCAACGCCAGCAAGTCGAGCATGCAGCCGGCGTGGTCGCCTGATGGGGCGTCGCTGGCCTTCGTGTCCGATCGCGACGGCAAGCGGCAGCTCTATCGCATCGCGGTGGCCGGCGGTGAAGCCGAGAAGCTGACCAGCGGTGAAGAGGGCGTCAGCAACTTCTCGTGGTCGCCCAAGGGCGACCGCATCGCCTTCACGATGAGCGACGCGGTCACCGACGTGATGAAGGAACGCGAGAAGCAGTGGGGCGACCTTCGCATTGAAGACGAGGATCAGCGCTACACGCACCTCCACGTCCTCGACCTCGCCTCGAAGACGGTCACGCGGCTGACGGAGGGCGCATTCGTGGTGGGCAGCTTCGATTGGTCGCCCGACAGCACCCGGATCGCGTTCGACCACCGCATCACCAGCGATCCCGGTGACGGCATTTCCGCGGACATCTCTGCCGTGACGGTGGCCACGGGTGCGCGCGAGGCCATCGTCACGCAGGCCGGTCCCGACTCGAACCCCCAGTGGTCGCCCGACGGTTCGCAGATCGCGTTCTCGTCGGCCATGAGCAAGCCGTTCTACTTCTACCAGAACGGCGTGATCGCAGTCGTGACCCCCGGCAGGAACGACGTTCGCAGCCTGACGGATGCGTTCGACGAATCCCCGGGCCTGGTCGCGTGGACCCGCGCCGGCATTTTCATGTCCGCGTCACAGCGGACGTGGTCGTACTTGTTTCACCTGGATCCCGTGACGATGAAGACGACGAAGCACGCGGTTCGCGATCAGTGGATCGGCGGCTCGTTCTCGCTGACCCCGGACGGTGGCACCGTGGCCTTCCTCGGATCCGGCCCAACCGACTTTCCCGACGTCTACATCGCGCCCGTGAAGACGATGGTGGCGACGAAGATCAGCGACACGGCCGCGCAAATCGGCTGGTGGCCGAAGCACGCGCGCGAGACCATCCGCTGGAAGAGCCAGGACGGTGCGGAGATTGAAGGCGTGCTGCACAAGCCGGCCGACTTCCAGGCCGGCCGCCGCTATCCCCTGCTCGTCGTCATTCACGGCGGACCAACCGGCGTGTCGCGGCCGGTGCCCTA contains:
- a CDS encoding S9 family peptidase; translation: MRRLLLVSGLFGLCLGVSAVPTGAQAPAAPSIDDLINLKRAGSPAISPDGRRVAFTIRETNWDENAYETELWLGDTTGPARQLTNASKSSMQPAWSPDGASLAFVSDRDGKRQLYRIAVAGGEAEKLTSGEEGVSNFSWSPKGDRIAFTMSDAVTDVMKEREKQWGDLRIEDEDQRYTHLHVLDLASKTVTRLTEGAFVVGSFDWSPDSTRIAFDHRITSDPGDGISADISAVTVATGAREAIVTQAGPDSNPQWSPDGSQIAFSSAMSKPFYFYQNGVIAVVTPGRNDVRSLTDAFDESPGLVAWTRAGIFMSASQRTWSYLFHLDPVTMKTTKHAVRDQWIGGSFSLTPDGGTVAFLGSGPTDFPDVYIAPVKTMVATKISDTAAQIGWWPKHARETIRWKSQDGAEIEGVLHKPADFQAGRRYPLLVVIHGGPTGVSRPVPYGSTGYYPIDAFLAKGALVLEPNYRGSAGYGEKFRSLNVRNLGIGDAWDVLSGIDALVQQGLVDKDRVGSMGWSQGGYISAFLTTRHADRFKAISVGAGISDWMTYYVNTDIHPFTRQYLKATPWDDPKIYADTSPMTYIKQARTPTLIQHGENDLRVPIPNAFQLYQGLRDQNVPVQLAIFKGFGHGLTKPKANRGAMQQNLDWFSKYIWGQSTGTVQ